A region of the Thioploca ingrica genome:
ATAACCATCCATGACGGGCATTTGCAAGTCCATCCAGATTAAATGCGGTTGAAAGCGAGGCACTATTTCAAGGGCTTCCAAGCCATTCATGGCTTCTTGCAGTTCAAACCCCAAGGGATTGAGTCGTTTTACTAACAATTGGCGATTAAACTTATTATCATCAACAATTAGAATTCGATAATGAGGTTGCCCCGGCTCTAATGCAATTACTCGACGTGTTACGGTTGAATTAGCTAAATGACTTTCTTCCAATTCTTGGACTGTTATTGAAAATTTAAACAGTGTTCCTTTTCCTATCTCACTACTAACCTCTATCTCTCCACCCATCAACTGAACCAATTTTTGGCTAATCGCCAGTCCTAACCCAGCGCCTTCTTTGGTTTTAATCCCGGCTTGAGTTTGTACAAAGGTTTTGAAAAGCGTATCTAATTCCTCATCACTCATACCGATTCCACTATCTTTAATCTCGAAACAGATTTGGGAGGTCAGTTTCTTTTCTACTCTGGAGAGAGAATTATCAAGGATATTGGAACCAACGCGCACTATAATGCTGCCGACTGGCGTAAACTTGATGGCATTATTGAGAAGATTGATTAACACCTGCCGTAATTTCAGTTCATCAGTTTGCACATAGTGGGGTAAATTAGGTTGCAGTTTGAACCACAACTGTAACTGTTTATCATTAGCCCGCAATTGAAATGTTTTTTCCACTTCTGATAATAATTGTTGGAGATTAAAACGGGTTTCGTTTAAGGTAGCACGTCCGGCTTCAATTTTAGCGAGGTCTAGTATATCGTTGATCAGAGTAAATAAGTGTTCACCACTCCGATGAATGATATCAAGATTCTCCCGTTGCTCGACTGATAAGTTACTGTTCAGAGTCATGAGTTGGGTAAAGCCTAGAATCGTATTAAGCGGACTGCGTAATTCATGACTCATGTTAGCCAGAAAAATCGTTTTGGCTTGATTAGCTACTTGAGCCGATTTTTCAGCCCGTTGGCGTTCCAGGATTTCTTGTTGTAGTTCATCAGTCCGTTCGGCCACTTTCTGCTCTAATTGATTGTATAAAGAGGAATTTTCAATAGAGATAGCCAGTTGTGAGGACAATAAATTCAGGACTGCTAATCTTGCTGGGGTAAAAGCATTCGCTATCAGAGCATTTTCTAAATACAAAATGCGGATTAATCGCCCTTGATTAAGCAGTGGGATTCCCAGCATGGATTTAACTTGATGCTTAACGATATAAGGGTCATGGATAAATCGCATTTTATATTGCGCATCTGGCAAAACGATACTGGTTTTGGTATGAGCAATAGAGTTGATCAGGGTGATAGGAAAAGAAATGGTCGCTGGTGGTTCTACCGTTTGTAATTCGACTGTGCCGGCTTTATCTATCGTTCCCACCGCTTCAACCAGCCATTGAGTTTCACCGGCCACCGACTCTTTAATAAGCAATCCACGTTGTGCGCCAGCATTTTCAATGACAATGGTCATCAACTTATCGAGTAGTTGTTTTAAATTAATTTCACTAGCTAGCGTTTGTGAAGCTTTAAGTACACTGGCTAAATCCAAGGTGTTGGCTAAGTGACTGGTTGAGGTGATAGTCGTCGTGACGGAAGAAGCCGTTGCGGAAAACGTCCGCTTTTCAAAAAATGGCGCGTACTTCATTTCTAAATCTGCCACTTTAGCCTTAGCACCCCACTGTGAGTAGCTGTAATGCGCGTCGCGTAGATAAATTTCAGCAATTTTGGCCTTATCTTGAGCTAAATAAAATTGGGCAGCGAGTTCACTTGCTAAAGCTTCTTCATGAAGGTATTGATTCTCTTTCGCCAAAGTGATGGCGCGATCGTATAAATCCATCGCTTTGGCATTTTGACCCCGTACTCGATAGTATTCTGCTTCAACGAGGTAAAATTTGTGCAAAAAGTTCATCGGGGCGTGATATGCCCATTTGGATATTTTCTGCTGATTAGCCGTTACTTTCTTGAGAATGCGCCATTGTTCAGATTTAGAAACCTCCCCATAGATGGCTAAATGCACCAGAGAATCATAAAAACGAAACAAGGAAAAATGGGGCGTGTCTATAATATGGTCTAAATAATTCTCTAGGAAAATGGCATAGTAGACGGCTTGCTGATATTTCCCAAACAGATAACACAGGACTAATTTATTAAAGTGTAAGAGAAACATTATGATTTTATCATTAGCCAGTTGAAATAGCTGTGGCGATTGCTCATCAGTTAACTCATCACTGAAAAAACGTGAATTTTCGGTGTTATCTCGGAGAACTAAAATAATTTGGAGAAATAGCTTTTGATAATGGAGTGCCGTTGCTTGCTTGACTTGAGTCATGATTTTATTAAGTGAAATAATTTCTTGCTCTAGTTTAGCGAGATCCTGACCGGTACAGAAAGAATACAGTAGATATTGTAACGCTGTGTAGCCAGCATATTCTAAATTGCCGTTTTCTAAGCCATTTTGATAAGCTACTCTGAGCGGATCGAGGGTTTCTTTCATATGATTTTTCCAGCATTTTATGCTGACGAGAACGGCCGCTAAACTTGTTTTTAGGGATTTAGCTTGAAATCGTTCGATTAAATTGACCGCAAGTTGACCAAATTGCAAACCACGCTCAAAATCTTCAGCAATCCCGCCTAGAATCAGTCCATAAATAGCATATCCGCAAGTGGATTCTTGGATATTGCCATATTTGATTGATAAATTAACGAGTTTAAGTACAATAATGGGTAATAACTCTGGGGCATGAAAATAAGCGGCAGACAGGCTCATGGAAAGCAGACGCATCATAGCCCGAATCCGCGCATCGGTGACTTCAGGTAGTTCGGTTAAGTCTGCAATCGATTTTCCTATCAGCCGCAGCCGTGTTGTCATCAGGTTAAGTTGTATCGTTAATTGACTGGGTTTGGTGGGCAAGTTTATTCCTAACCACTTTAATGCTTGTCGCGCTATTCTAATCGCTGCTTGAGGTTGGTTTTGCACCATATTAGCTTGAATCTTGATTTCATAGACTTTTATTTTATCTAATAACGTTTTGGCTTGTTGCCAGACAACGGTAATCAATGATTCCATTTGGTCAAAACGACCACTCAGATAAGCTACTTCAGCCGCTGCTAAACTCAGTGCCAAGGTTAGTTCATATTGCATCTCCCAACCCTGGGGTTCCAGGAGTGCTATACCCACCCTAAAATAGTCAACAGCATGTTGATAGGCCGTTGAAAGCTGAGCTTTTCTTCCGGCCAATAGGTTTAATTGCGCCAACTGGATTTGTTCAGCCGGATCCGTTATTAATTTTTGCCCTTTATTTAAGTGATTGACTATCTCAAACAGGGTTGAGTCCAACGCTGTTATGGGTGTATTAGCCCGTAACCAACGTCCAATTTGCAGATGAATACTCAACTTATCGGTATCAGTCATTAAGGAATAAGCCGCTTGTTGAACTCGATCATGTTGAAATTTAAATTCACTCTGCAGTAGCTCATGATCCCGATAACGGCTTACCGGTAATGACCCTTGAACTACCGAGATTAAACCCATCGCTATCGCTTTCCATAAATGAACAAAAGTAGTGAGGAGTTCATCTGGATAATAAATCCAAGAGAGGGTTTGTAGCTTAAAGGGGTTACCTATGCAAGCGGCTAATTTCAAAACAGTTTGAGTATCCGGTGGCAAGCGGGTTATTTTATCCACCAATAGCGCCACGACATTATCGGTGAAATCTTGAGCCGTTATTTTGTCAATATCCCATTGCCAGTGACGAGTTTGCCAATTAAAGTGGAGTAAGCCTTGTTCATACAACGCGGTTAAGAACACTTGGGTAAAAAAAGCATTGCCTTGAGTTTTATCATAAACTACCTGAGTTAATCGAAGGGTTGAAGTGGGTGCAGATTTTAGCGTATCGGCAATCAGTGCATTGACCTCAGCAATAGAAAAATTGGATACTAAAATTGTATTGATAATCACTTGAGCAATTTGAAGTTTTTCCACCGTTATCATCAACGGGTGACTGGCATTGATTTCGTTATCGCGGTAAGCGGCGATGATTAACAAATAGTGGCTTTCTTTATCAGTCATCAGGTTAGAAAGCAGTTCTAAAGAAGCGACATCAGCCCACTGCCAATCATCAATGAATAACACGAGAGGATGACTGGCTTGAGCCAAGCTTCGAACCAACCGTTGAAAAACTAAATTGAACCGGTTTTGGGTTTGAATCGGTTTTATCTGAGCCACAGCGGGTTGTTTGCCAATAATTGCTTCTAAAGCCGGAATAACTTCAATTAAGATTTGGCCATTATTGCCCACCGCACTGAGCAGGGTTTGTCGCCAATAAGTTAATTGCTCAAGGTTTTCACTGAGTAAATCATGACAAAATTGATTAAAAGTGGCACTAACAGCGGAATAAGGAACATTTTGCTGATATTGTTGAAATTTACCCGATATAAAGTGACCCCGTTTCTCCGTAATAGCTTGACTCATTTCATGTACTAATGCTGATTTACCAACACCGGGATAACCCGCAATCAATAATAATTCACTGTTACCTTGAACTGTGCGTTCAAAAGCGTGTAGTAAAGCTTGCTGCTCCGGTTCACGTCCATAAAACCGTTGAGGAATTTCAAATTGTGCGGAGAAATCATCTGAGGCTAAGTCAAACTGGAAACGGTCTAGTGTTCCAAACGATTCTAGCTGTTGAAGACATTTAGCTAAATCAGCCTTCACCCCAGCAGCCGACTGATAACGCTGCTCGACATTTTTTGCCATTAATTTCATGATGATATTGGCAATGATTGGCGGAATAGCCGGATTGATTTGATGAAGGGGTGTCGGTATTTTGGCTAGGTGACAATGGATTAATTCCAAGGGATCGGGATAGTCAAAGGGCACTTGTCCGGTTAATAATTCATAAAAAGTAATCCCCAGTGAATATAAATCCGTGCGGTAATCCACCAGTTGATTAATTCGTCCCGTTTGTTCTGGGGAAATATAAGCCAGTGTCCCCTCTAGCGGGTTGGGATTGACGCCAGCGGGATTCCTAATGGGGAAGTAAGTTGAAATATTAAAGTCGATGATCTTTAATTGCTTGGTTTCACGATTAATAATGATATTACTCGGATTAATATCTTTATGAATGACTTGAGCAACATGAATTTGCTCTAAACTCTCGGTAATTTGGAGAGCAATGGGTAAGAATTGGTTAATGGTCAGGGGCGTTATTGCTAGCCATTGTTTTAATGACTCGCCACCAAAATCTTCTAAAATAAGAACTAAGGTATTTTGATATTTTTTTAAGCCATAGGCTTTAATAATGCCAATCGCATTCAAATGACGGAGAATTTTATATTCGTGCTGATAACGTTTCAATTCTTCTACAGTAGGATAATCTTTTCTTAATACTTTAAAGATAAGCGGTTTCTTCGCTTGGTGTTTAAATAAGCGATAAACTAAGGTATTAGCACTTTCATAAATGCAGGTGAAAGTAGGGTGATGGGGCAATTTCATATTTTATTGAAATAAGGTTATAGCAATGCTTTTGAGATTAGGTTTTATAGTATTATGTATAGCTCATCATTACCAAACAGCAATAGCTGGTTAGATGAAGATAATATAACTATATAAACAATCAATTAATTATTTGACTTGGCAAGTATGGGTGGTCGGATTATTCGCGCCTTACTGCTTTGCCGTTGCGTTACCAAGCCAAGTAAGGCAGACCTTGCCCGCCAACTCTTGGAGACAGTTTGGCCAAGTCATTTTAACCAGGAGCGCGAGGTTGTTAAATTACGAGCCAGCGGCGGTTGGATGGCGAGAAGATCCCCGGTCGCCAAAGCGAGCGTAGGGTATTTGCAATTTGCGGAAAAGATAGCAGTAGCCCGGCGACCTATGTGACCGATACTGGCAAAAGGACGTGCCTAACGCACGCTACACACGCTGCCAATGACTAGGCCAATCATCAAAACTCCCTACGACCTGGCCTTGAACCAGTAATGTGTAGAGTTTTTCTTCGGGAAAATCGTTAAGCCGAATTTGCCAATTTTGTCCATTGACTTCAGCCACATAAGGAAATTCTGCCCGGTCAGTTTTAGTCCATGCCACCGCCGGTTTGAAATGACTAGAAAGAGAAGCGTTACTCATGGCGATTGCGCCTCTTTTTTCACCCCAAATTTCTCGTTGTACTCACGATTCATACGATTTGAACTGCCAACAATCTCCTCATACACGGGATCACCTTGGAGGCCTTTTTGACGGTTTTTTTCAACGAGATATTCAAAAGTGGGACCTTCCGGGTTACCCTATTTTTCTTGGTCGCGTGCTTGTAGATCAGCGACTTCCTGTTTATTCTGCATCATTGTCCGTGCTTCTAATCTGGCATGGTGTCGAATCTCATGTGCCCGTTTTGCTCGTTCTTCTGCACTGACTTGTTCACTGCTCCATTTTTCATTCAGGCTGGGAATCTTGCCCACAACGTCGTTGTACCACTGGCGAATTTCTTCATTAGTTTGGGGTTGTTTCGTTTCCGTCGCCAAAGCAGTTGTTGGCTCAGTAGTTTGAGGGGTAGCCGCCGGATGGGTGGCACTTGATTGCGTGTCAGGCGGAGTGGCCGGGACACTATCGGCTTGACAAAGGGGTTGTAATGCCATGAATAAAGCCAGAAAAATCAAATGACCTATCTTTTTCATGATGAATTTCTCTCTATTTTAAAGTGGAACAAGTTTCTATTATCCGCCAGCTGTTCTATGATGATCAATAAGCAAGTGTCGGATGGGAAAAGGCAAAACCGAAACCGGTTATTGTGGCTTGAGAATCGAGTGATCTCTCCTAGCTACTTTCAGGGTAAAACTTCTTATCTAAAAGTTGTTCAACTGTGTAGGGGCAAGTCTTAGGAAAGGTGGATTCAGGCAGAGGAGTTTCCTCAATGACTAATTCTAAAGCACTTGGGTAAGCCTCGCTTACTCCCTCAGCAAGAAACCGGTTTAAACTCGGACTATCCTTCAATAAATCAATAAGTTCGGTTCGCTGATTATGGATAGTGGCTCTCCCTTAGATTGACGAGACATAAGAAAATTGTTCCCCCCTGCCACCAACAGAGAACCAAGAGAGCTAAATGGATTACAACGGATCAGTTAATACCACTTTAGGCGGTTGCTGAGTTTGAAATTGGATGCGTTTGGCCATAGCGGGATTCATATAAACCGTTGCTGATTCATCGACTACCATGACATATTTAATTCCCATTTGTTGGGCAATTCGATGCCAATCGGATAAACCCGCTACAGTCAATGCGGTGGCTGCAGCGTCAGCACGGGTGCCACTCGGATCAATTACCGTTACAGATGTGATACCTCGGACTGGCATACCATTACGTGGATCAATGATATGGGAATAATGTACTCCCTTATGTTCTCGAAAACGCTCATAATTTCCGGAAGTGACTACACTTTCTTCTCCACTCACCAGAACAGCGGCTAACACCCCTTGACCACTGGGATCACGAATACCGATTCGCCAGGGCTCAGTGCCTTTTTTCCCCATGACTTTTAAATTGCCACCGGCATTAATAATCGCATTGTGGATACCTTGCTGTTGTAATTTTTTAATGCCTAAATCAATAGCGTAACCTTTAGCAATGGCACCAAAATCAAGTTGTACTGCTCGGTTACGTGAAGAAACCTGATTACCTTTTATCTGAATATCAGCCATACTCGGTGCTTGTTCGATTAAAGTAGCCAGGGTGGTTGATTGGGGAAGAGGAGTATCGTCAGGAAACTCGTTACGGTGAAATCCCCACAATCGAATTAATTGCCCAACTGCCGGATTAAATAATCCTTCACTTTGCTGAGAAAACAATTGCGATTGTTTAATTAAAAATATTAACGAGTTGTCCTCAACGGTCCAAACTTGGCCAGCGGCTATGGCTTTATTAAGATCAACTAAAGGTCCTGGCTCCCACGCATGCCAACGATGGTGCATACTTTGAAAGTCATGTGCAATTGTATCGACCGCTTGCCTCGCTTGTTCCGTTGGAACTCCCCAAATACTGACATTGACAAGGGTGCCAAAAACATAGAATCCTTCTTCATACAATGGGTTGTGTTGACTACAGCCAGTCAAACCTAATCCACTCACTAAAATCCAAATAAAGAGGCGAAAGTACATATCAGTTTCAAATATATCGTTAAAATCAACTATTTTATGGCCGGAAAGGGGCCAATATAACCGGTGTAAGCCTTAGCTTCATCTGGCTGACGGAGCTTATCTTGGTCAGTTTCACCATAAGGGTGAGGTATCACACTCATTAAATAACCAAAGCCATTGAGGTTAGGGTAAAAGTAGATAGAAGTAGTTTCACTCCCATAAGGTGTGGTTTGAATTCGGGTTAGGTGGTGAGTGGTTAAATTATAGGCCCAAACCATATCATTCTGATGCCCTTCCTTGGTATCTTCTCCAATAATTAAAGTATTATAACCTGAAATCGCGGTTATATTATCCGGATTAGCAATACTTTCTAAGTCACATTGATTGTGATCAGCAGTTGGTTTGGTACTTGCTTTTTCATTAGCTTGAATCATTTTACCCATGACTAACCCTTTGATATTTTTAGCAACATAGTGACTGCCTATTTCATTGTCGGTTACCAAATTCAGTGCATAAATACCACCACAACGGTTAAAAGGCAATTGGATATGGTTAGCCCCGCCTTGATCATATTGATCATTAGATTGACCTTGTTTTTGGTGGTTCTCCATCCCGAGGGCAATTTCAGTGATGGCAACATAAAGCGTGTTAGTTGCCGAATCCAAGGTCATGCCTTCTAATTTACGCAATTCAGTCGTAGCGCCCATCATCGCAGCATAGCGGCGCGTTTCTAAATGAGCAGCAGCGGTTGCCATGTTGGGCTTAACTTTCAGACATTCCTGTCCAACTGTAGTATTGATCGATTGAAAACTTTCTGGACAAGCCTGATTAGCAGTCGGGATTTGAGTATCAAAAATAGCATTAAAAGTGATTTTCTGAGCCAGATAGGATTGGATTTGTTGATCCGTGGCCTGTCCTAATTTAATCCATTCTAAATTGGCTTGCCCACCTTGTTGAGCACCGGTTTGTTGCCATTTCATCGCATACAAAGTACCCGCACTGAGATCCGCCGGTTTATCGGCCAAAAATAAGTATAACCCATTGTTAGAACCATCATCAGTCAGGTAAACCGTTTTGTTATCTGGCATAACATAAGCCAATTCTAAGGAGCGACGCCCCATCGCATAATGTTTTTTTACTGAATAATCGCTTTGTTCATTAAGAAGTTGGACTTCAATAACAAAACCGTAATCATAGGGATTCAATGCCAGTAAATTACCGCCATAATATCGAGCCATATATCCAAAATGGGTGACTTCTCTGGTAGTTAAATTGAGTGTTCTCGCATCGGGTTCATATTCTTCACTGCCCAAGTGCGTATTCCAAGCGGTGACACTCCCAGCACAAGGTAGCCATATGCCATGAATTTCAGACACATCCATGAATTGAGTATTGATGGCGGTTAATTGCCCATTGGTTAAATCTTGTTTGAGTTCAGTTAGATAGAGAGCGCCAGGGAGATCTTCAAAATGTGAAATCATAAAGAGTTTTTTCCCAATGGGAATCAGAGAGGAGAAATCATTCTTATTGCTTATTTCCGGCTGACCTTCAGCCGATTTAAGGGGATTACCTTTCGCATCAACCAATAATCCAAAAATACCTTTTCCTACTGAATTCCCGCTACGCAAAAGCGTATGAAAGTCGATAGGATAGCTTTTATCCGCAATCCTAACTTCTTTGGCAACCAAGATGGCTCGTTTTTCCGCATCGGTCTCGGGTACCTTGACTGATTTAAATTCAAAGGTTGATTGAGCTGCTGTAGCGCTAACGATTATTAACATGAAACTGATACTGAGTAGCTGATTTAATGTTGTCATAGTAGCCTTTTTCCTAGCTAGAAGATCGATTTAATAAATTTGGCAGTGGGGTGTTTTAAAGTATAAACCCTCGGTGGACGAACACGACTTAGTTTACTTTGGGGACTTTTTTTTTAGCCATACCGCTTTCCCGTACCCTAAACTTTAGTCTAAAGCCGTATTTTGTTCAGTGCTGATTTAAATTGAGTTCATGATAAATTGATGGCAATCACTTTGTCGAAAAAATTCGCCTTTTACTCATCATCAATTCAGAAAATTCCCTATTCCCCAATCAAATATTAACTATTAAATTAGATTAAATAAATAAAAAAAATAACAACTGATGTTGATAAAGTAGATAAATGTATTAAATCTTAACTTAAGACCAAAGTTAAATTTTTTCTCTTCAGCCAATTGTTACCAGGCAGGAAACGCTTTCTACTGGTAGGGTAGAAACCCAACTACTCAGGAGGATCCTGTGAGTTCACACAGGGTTATATCAATATGATCAACGACTTATTAATTATAATTCATCTTGTGTTGAATTGGGGTGGCCCCAATATAATTCATCACATTGATCTCAAATGCAATTCAATTGCTGGGAAAGCATAGGGGGAAATTATGAGATCACACCATAAGGAAACCGTCTATAAACTACCCATTCGGTTGACACGCCGCTTTATTCTAACGTTAGGAATTTTATTTTTCTTACCCATCCAATATGTAGCAGCCGCTATTATAGTAAATAGTACCGCTGATAATGTAGCTACTGACATCAAGTGTACCTTACGAGAAGCGATTCGAACAGTAGGTGGAATTGCAACGGCTGATTGTCCTAATGACAATAGCGGTATCATTCAGTTTGATAGTAGTCTAAAAAATCAAACGATTGATCTTAGTAATACTACCGATAATCCTACTGCTACTTTTGATACTACCTCACGCTTATACATAAATCCCACAAATAATCTCACTATTGATGGGGCTGATAACCTCATAACACTTAGCAATAGTGCTACTACTGCTGGCAAGCGAGTATTAAGAATTGCACCCGGAAAAACCGTTACTATAATAGGAATGACTATTATTAATGGTATGTATACTGCCGCTCTTAATGAGGGTGCCGGCATTTATAATGAAGGTACGTTGACACTAACTCGTTGTCTAATCAAAGATAATACCGCTAGAATAAAAGGTGGTGGTATTTATAATAAAGCTTCACTCACTTTAAATAATAACACATTTTATAATAACAAAACTGCCGTTAATGGCACTACTCTTATTGAAGGTGGTGGTGGCATTTATAATGAAACTACAGGTACTTTGACAATTAACAACAGTACTATTGGTAATAATCAAGCAGCCGGTTCAGCAAATAAAGGAGGTGGAATCTATAATGCAAATAACTTAACCATAAATAATAGTACTATTGTTTATAATACTGCGAATACCTCTGGTACTGGTGGAGGAATATACAGTGCAGGTGGAACAGTGACCGTTAAAAATAGTATTGTTGGTGGTAACTTAAAAGGAGCTGCTGCTAACGATTGCGGTGTTACTGCTCCTGGTGTTATTACTTCTGGTGGTTATAACCTAATCGTTACCGGAGGTGGCTGTACAACCGTTGGTACCGATAAATCTACTACGGCTCTCAGCACTATACTAAATTCGCTCTCACCACCGAATTATTATTATTCACTCAACGTTTCCTCTAGTGGTAATGTTGCAATTAATGCTATTTCCAATGGCACTAATGGTTGTGGTACTGCTCCCCTTGACTTTGATCAACTCGGTGTCGCTCGACCTCAAGGAACGGGGTGTGATATTGGTGCTTACGAAGTTCAACAACCTACTATTACCTATACATTTACACCACCAAGTCTACTTTCGGCAAAAGAAGATTCTGCCGGTACCCAAAGCTTTACTGTTACTCAAAGTGCAACTGCCAATTGTGGTAATGCTAGCATCCAATATACTATTACTGGCACTGCCTCGCCGCCACCTGCTACCGATGCCGATTATCAAACGACTCTAACCAATGGACAAAAAACCACGGAAATTGAAGGCACGATTTCTTTAGGCACAAGTTCTGTACAATCAGGAGCGGTTAACTTACAGGTTACTCCAGATAAAACGGTTGAACCGGATGAAACATTTATTGTTACTTTTCCAATCTCATCTTCTAATCCGACACTACCGACTTCCACTTGCCCAGAAATTCTAAATAATTATTTTGCCAGTCCTAAATTTATTCTGCCAACTACTACTTCAAGCACTTTTACGATTAAAAACGATGATTTGGCAGTGCTTAACATTACTCGCCTTGATCCTACGCCAACGAATGCTAATAGTGTGAGTTATCTGGTGACATTTAGTGATGGGATAACTAACTTAGATGCGAGTGATTTTACGACGACCAATGGTGCACCTATTTCAAGTATTACCTCAACCGATAACAAAAACTACACGGTTACCGTTGATATCAGTAACAGCATTAATGGTGATTTTCAACTCAAACTGTTGAACAGCGCTACCATAGCAGGTGTTAATCCAGATTTAGTTTTTAACGGTATTGAGATGATCGGCGACACTTATACGATTGATAAACCGCTTCCCTATGTCATCAGCCTTGATATTGCTCCTGATTCCTATAAAGTAAGTACGATTACTATTCAATTTAACGAGGCAGTGAAAAATTTTGATCTCAGTGATCTGAAATTGACGCTTGATAATGGGAGTAATTTACTCACCAATGCTCAAACACTGACTACAACTGATGACATTACTTGGATTGTAGGCAATCTCGATTCATTAACCGAAACAGTAGGTAATTATACATTTACCGTGATAGCGGCAGGGATTACTAATCGCATTGGTAATCTACTATTAGCTAATAAGGATACCACTTGGGAAAGATTGCGACCGGTCTTTAATATGGCTAAACTCGGTGAAGGAATTGGTACCATTACCGTTAATGGAGTTGACTGTGGAAGTACATGTAGTAACAGATATGCCATCGGTGATACAGTCCTTTTAGTAGCGACACCCGATAAAGATTCTTACTTTGATAGTTGGGGAGGAGATTGTAGCTCTTCATCTCTTACTATGACGAAAGATACGAAGGTGATGAATTGTACTGGTACTTTTCATCTAAAATCTAATTTTGTCTTAAAAATCAATAAAGCCGGTGAAGGAACGGGTACTATTACCGTTAATGGAATTGATTGTGGAACTACTTGTAATTCCGCCTATCCTAAGGGGAGTATCATCACTTTAACGGTAACGCCAACCGAAGATTCTTATTTCGTTAGTTGGGATGGAGCTTGTAACGCTTCACCTTTTACCATGACGACTGATACAACTTGTACAGTTACTTTCGAGAAGAAACCAACTTTTACCTTAAACATTAACAAAGCGGGGAAAGGGAGTGGTACTATCACTGGCAGTGGCATCAATTGTGGAACTGTATGTCAGAAAAGCTATCTCATCGATGATAAAATCTCTTTAATAGTAACGCCAGCCGAGAATTCTGTTTTTGTTGGTTGGG
Encoded here:
- a CDS encoding ATPase, yielding MKLPHHPTFTCIYESANTLVYRLFKHQAKKPLIFKVLRKDYPTVEELKRYQHEYKILRHLNAIGIIKAYGLKKYQNTLVLILEDFGGESLKQWLAITPLTINQFLPIALQITESLEQIHVAQVIHKDINPSNIIINRETKQLKIIDFNISTYFPIRNPAGVNPNPLEGTLAYISPEQTGRINQLVDYRTDLYSLGITFYELLTGQVPFDYPDPLELIHCHLAKIPTPLHQINPAIPPIIANIIMKLMAKNVEQRYQSAAGVKADLAKCLQQLESFGTLDRFQFDLASDDFSAQFEIPQRFYGREPEQQALLHAFERTVQGNSELLLIAGYPGVGKSALVHEMSQAITEKRGHFISGKFQQYQQNVPYSAVSATFNQFCHDLLSENLEQLTYWRQTLLSAVGNNGQILIEVIPALEAIIGKQPAVAQIKPIQTQNRFNLVFQRLVRSLAQASHPLVLFIDDWQWADVASLELLSNLMTDKESHYLLIIAAYRDNEINASHPLMITVEKLQIAQVIINTILVSNFSIAEVNALIADTLKSAPTSTLRLTQVVYDKTQGNAFFTQVFLTALYEQGLLHFNWQTRHWQWDIDKITAQDFTDNVVALLVDKITRLPPDTQTVLKLAACIGNPFKLQTLSWIYYPDELLTTFVHLWKAIAMGLISVVQGSLPVSRYRDHELLQSEFKFQHDRVQQAAYSLMTDTDKLSIHLQIGRWLRANTPITALDSTLFEIVNHLNKGQKLITDPAEQIQLAQLNLLAGRKAQLSTAYQHAVDYFRVGIALLEPQGWEMQYELTLALSLAAAEVAYLSGRFDQMESLITVVWQQAKTLLDKIKVYEIKIQANMVQNQPQAAIRIARQALKWLGINLPTKPSQLTIQLNLMTTRLRLIGKSIADLTELPEVTDARIRAMMRLLSMSLSAAYFHAPELLPIIVLKLVNLSIKYGNIQESTCGYAIYGLILGGIAEDFERGLQFGQLAVNLIERFQAKSLKTSLAAVLVSIKCWKNHMKETLDPLRVAYQNGLENGNLEYAGYTALQYLLYSFCTGQDLAKLEQEIISLNKIMTQVKQATALHYQKLFLQIILVLRDNTENSRFFSDELTDEQSPQLFQLANDKIIMFLLHFNKLVLCYLFGKYQQAVYYAIFLENYLDHIIDTPHFSLFRFYDSLVHLAIYGEVSKSEQWRILKKVTANQQKISKWAYHAPMNFLHKFYLVEAEYYRVRGQNAKAMDLYDRAITLAKENQYLHEEALASELAAQFYLAQDKAKIAEIYLRDAHYSYSQWGAKAKVADLEMKYAPFFEKRTFSATASSVTTTITSTSHLANTLDLASVLKASQTLASEINLKQLLDKLMTIVIENAGAQRGLLIKESVAGETQWLVEAVGTIDKAGTVELQTVEPPATISFPITLINSIAHTKTSIVLPDAQYKMRFIHDPYIVKHQVKSMLGIPLLNQGRLIRILYLENALIANAFTPARLAVLNLLSSQLAISIENSSLYNQLEQKVAERTDELQQEILERQRAEKSAQVANQAKTIFLANMSHELRSPLNTILGFTQLMTLNSNLSVEQRENLDIIHRSGEHLFTLINDILDLAKIEAGRATLNETRFNLQQLLSEVEKTFQLRANDKQLQLWFKLQPNLPHYVQTDELKLRQVLINLLNNAIKFTPVGSIIVRVGSNILDNSLSRVEKKLTSQICFEIKDSGIGMSDEELDTLFKTFVQTQAGIKTKEGAGLGLAISQKLVQLMGGEIEVSSEIGKGTLFKFSITVQELEESHLANSTVTRRVIALEPGQPHYRILIVDDNKFNRQLLVKRLNPLGFELQEAMNGLEALEIVPRFQPHLIWMDLQMPVMDGYEATKRIKASTQGATTVIIAITASVLEKEQAQALAAGCDDFVGKPFQEKAIFDMMNKYLGVRYVYKESDIITKPPSVITLTPATLANLPTDWKKAVNAAAERADAALILKLVAQIQDEHADLAKSIVALVENFEFEQLISLTNLSSTEEQP
- a CDS encoding ApbE-like lipoprotein gives rise to the protein MYFRLFIWILVSGLGLTGCSQHNPLYEEGFYVFGTLVNVSIWGVPTEQARQAVDTIAHDFQSMHHRWHAWEPGPLVDLNKAIAAGQVWTVEDNSLIFLIKQSQLFSQQSEGLFNPAVGQLIRLWGFHRNEFPDDTPLPQSTTLATLIEQAPSMADIQIKGNQVSSRNRAVQLDFGAIAKGYAIDLGIKKLQQQGIHNAIINAGGNLKVMGKKGTEPWRIGIRDPSGQGVLAAVLVSGEESVVTSGNYERFREHKGVHYSHIIDPRNGMPVRGITSVTVIDPSGTRADAAATALTVAGLSDWHRIAQQMGIKYVMVVDESATVYMNPAMAKRIQFQTQQPPKVVLTDPL